A stretch of Gorilla gorilla gorilla isolate KB3781 chromosome 9, NHGRI_mGorGor1-v2.1_pri, whole genome shotgun sequence DNA encodes these proteins:
- the CTSF gene encoding LOW QUALITY PROTEIN: cathepsin F (The sequence of the model RefSeq protein was modified relative to this genomic sequence to represent the inferred CDS: deleted 1 base in 1 codon), giving the protein MAPWLQLLSLLGLLPGAVAAPAQPRAASFQAWGPPSPELLAPARFALEMFNRGRAAGTRAVLGLVRGRVRQAGQGSLYSLEATLEEPPCNDPMVCRLPVSKKTLLCSFEVLIELGRHVLLRRDCGPVDTKVPGAGRAQGAGEPKSAFTQGSAMISSLSQPHPDNRNETFSSVISLLNEDPLPQDLPVKMASIFKNFVITYNRTYESKEEARWRLSVFVNNMVRAQKIQALDRGTAQYGVTKFSDLTEEEFRTIYLNSLLREEPGNKMKQAKSVGDLAPPEWDWRSKGAVTKVKDQGMCGSCWAFSVTGNVEGQWFLNQGTLLSLSEQELLDCDKMDKACMGGLPSNAYSAIKNLGGLETEDDYSYQGHMQSCNFSAEKAKVYINDSVELSQNEQKLAAWLAKRGPISVAINAFGMQFYRHGISRPLRPLCSPWLIDHAVLLVGYGNRSDVPFWAIKNSWGTDWGEKGYYYLHRGSGACGVNTMASSAVVD; this is encoded by the exons ATGGCGCCCTGGCTGCAGCTCCTGTCGCTGCTGGGGCTGCTCCCGGGCGCAGTGGCCGCCCCCGCCCAGCCCCGAGCCGCCAGCTTTCAGGCCTGGGGGCCGCCGTCCCCGGAGCTGCTGGCGCCCGCCCGCTTCGCGCTGGAGATGTTCAACCGCGGCCGGGCTGCGGGGACGCGGGCCGTGCTGGGCCTTGTGCGCGGCCGCGTCCGCCAG GCGGGCCAGGGGTCGCTGTACTCCCTGGAGGCCACCCTGGAGGAGCCACCCTGCAACGACCCCATGGTGTGCCGGCTCCCCGTGTCCAAGAAAACCCTG ctCTGCAGCTTTGAAGTCCTGATTGAGCTCGGAAGACACGTGCTGCTGCGGAGGGACTGTGGCCCAGTGGACACCAAGGTTCCAGGTGCTGGGAGAGCCCAAGGC GCTGGGGAGCCCAAGTCAGCCTTCACTCAGGGCTCAGCCATGATTTCTTCTCTGTCCCAACCCCATCCAGACAACAGAAACGAGACTTTCAGCTCAGTCATTTCCCTGTTGAATGAGGATCCCCTGCCCCAG GACTTGCCTGTGAAGATGGCTTCAATCTTCAAGAACTTTGTCATTACCTATAACCGGACATATGAGTCAAAGGAAG AAGCCCGGTGGCGCCTGTCCGTCTTTGTCAATAACATGGTGCGAGCACAGAAGATCCAGGCCCTGGACCGTGGCACAGCTCAGTATGGAGTCACCAAGTTCAGTGATCTCACAG AGGAGGAGTTCCGCACTATCTACCTGAATTCTCTCCTGAGAGAAGAGCCTGGCAACAAGATGAAGCAAGCCAAGTCTGTGGGTGACCTCGCCCCACCTGAATGGGACTGGAGGAGTAAGGGGGCTGTCACAAAAGTCAAAGACCAG GGCATGTGTGGCTCCTGCTGGGCCTTCTCAGTCACAGGCAATGTGGAGGGCCAGTGGTTTCTGAACCAGGGGACCCTGCTCTCCCTCTCTGAACAGG AGCTCTTGGACTGTGACAAGATGGACAAGGCCTGCATGGGCGGCTTGCCCTCCAATGCCTACTCGGCCATAAAGAATTTGG GAGGGCTGGAGACAGAGGATGACTACAGCTACCAGGGTCACATGCAGTCCTGCAACTTCTCAGCAGAGAAAGCCAAGGTCTACATCAATGACTCCGTGGAGCTGAGCCAGAACGAGCAGA AGCTGGCAGCCTGGCTGGCCAAGAGAGGCCCAATCTCCGTGGCCATCAATGCCTTTGGCATGCAG TTTTACCGCCATGGGATCTCCCGCCCTCTCCGGCCCCTCTGCAGCCCTTGGCTCATTGACCATGCGGTGTTGCTTGTGGGCTACGGCAACC GCTCTGACGTTCCCTTTTGGGCCATCAAGAACAGCTGGGGCACTGACTGGGGCGAGAAG GGTTACTACTACTTGCATCGCGGGTCCGGGGCCTGTGGCGTGAACACCATGGCCAGCTCGGCGGTGGTGGACTGA
- the CCDC87 gene encoding coiled-coil domain-containing protein 87, translating into MEPPKPEPELQQFYHRLLRPLSLFPTRTTSPEPQKRPPQEGRILQSFPLAKLTVASLCSRVAKLLAGSGIAARVPPEARLRLIKVILDELKCSWREPPAELSLSHKNNQKLRKRLEAYVLLSSEQLFLRYLHLLVTMSTPRGVFTESATLTRLAASLARDCTLFLTSPDVYRGLLADFQALLRAEQASGDVDNLRPVCPAGTFKLCPIPWPHSTGFAQVQCSNLNLNYLIQLSRPPEFLNVPGRMDPVKELKSIPRLKRKKPFHWLPSIGKKREIDICSSQMVSLPGYPVAPTSKASPSSFYPELRRGQSMPSLREGWRLADELGLPPLPSRPLTPLVLPTESKPELTGLIVAEDLKQLIKKMKLEGTRYPPLDSGLPPLLGVVTCHPAAGHRLEELEKMLRNLQEEEASGQWDPQPPKSFPLHPQPVTITLKLRNEVVVQAAAVRVSDRNFLDSFHIEGAGALYNHLAGELDPKAIEKMDIDNFVGSTTREVYKELMSHVSSDHLHFDQGPLVEPAADKDWSTFLSSAFLRQEKQPQIINPELVGLYSQRANTLQSNTKKMPSLPSLQATKSWEKWSNKASLMNSWKTTLSVDDYFKYLTNHETDFLHVIFQMHEEEVPVEIVAPVRESLEIQHPPPLLEDEEPDFVPGEWDWNTVLEHRLGAGKTPHLGEPHKILSLQKRLEQLWSMLEVPDKDQVDMTIKYSSKARLRQLPSLVNAWERALKPIQLREALLARLEWFEGQASNPNRFFKKINLSSSHFLEENQIRSHLHRKLNLMESSLVSLLEEIELIFGEPVIFKGQPYLDKMKSDKVEMLYWLQQQRRVRHLVSALKDPHQSTLFRSSAASL; encoded by the coding sequence ATGGAGCCACCGAAGCCCGAGCCTGAGCTCCAGCAGTTTTACCACCGGCTGCTGCGTCCGCTATCGCTCTTCCCCACTAGGACGACGTCCCCAGAGCCTCAGAAGCGCCCCCCGCAGGAGGGCCGGATTCTGCAGTCCTTCCCTCTCGCGAAGCTGACGGTGGCGTCGCTGTGCAGCCGGGTGGCCAAGCTGCTGGCCGGCAGCGGGATAGCAGCGCGAGTGCCTCCTGAGGCCCGACTACGTCTCATCAAGGTCATCCTGGACGAGCTGAAGTGCAGCTGGCGGGAGCCGCCCGCCGAACTTAGTCTGAGCCACAAAAACAACCAGAAGCTGCGGAAGCGGCTCGAGGCCTACGTGCTGCTGAGCAGCGAGCAGCTCTTCTTGCGCTACCTGCACCTGCTGGTGACCATGTCGACCCCCAGGGGGGTCTTCACTGAATCAGCCACCCTCACCCGGTTGGCCGCCAGTCTCGCCAGGGACTGCACACTTTTCCTTACTAGTCCCGACGTCTACCGTGGCCTGCTCGCCGATTTCCAGGCCCTGCTGAGGGCAGAGCAGGCCTCTGGAGATGTGGACAATCTGCGCCCTGTCTGCCCCGCTGGGACGTTCAAGCTGTGCCCTATCCCCTGGCCTCACAGCACTGGCTTCGCCCAAGTGCAGTGCTCTAACCTCAACCTGAACTACCTCATCCAACTCAGCCGTCCACCAGAGTTTCTCAATGTGCCAGGAAGGATGGATCCAGTGAAGGAATTGAAGTCCATCCCTCGGTTGAAGAGGAAAAAGCCTTTCCACTGGCTGCCCTCcataggaaagaagagagaaatcgACATCTGTTCCTCACAGATGGTGTCGCTGCCCGGCTATCCTGTGGCCCCCACCAGCAAGGCTTCCCCCTCGTCTTTCTACCCTGAGCTCCGGAGAGGCCAATCCATGCCCTCCCTGCGTGAGGGCTGGAGGCTGGCAGATGAGTTGGGCCTTCCTCCACTCCCATCTCGCCCCTTAACCCCGCTGGTCTTGCCTACAGAGAGCAAACCAGAGCTGACTGGGCTCATCGTGGCTGAGGATCTGAAGCAGTTGATAAAGAAGATGAAGTTGGAGGGGACTCGCTACCCACCACTGGACTCAGGCCTGCCTCCTCTCCTGGGGGTTGTGACCTGTCACCCAGCTGCAGGGCATCGCCTGGAGGAGCTGGAGAAGATGTTGAGGAACCTCCAGGAGGAAGAAGCCTCTGGGCAGTGGGACCCCCAGCCCCCCAAATCCTTTCCACTTCACCCACAGCCAGTGACCATTACTTTGAAGCTTAGAAATGAGGTCGTGGTCCAGGCGGCTGCCGTACGGGTCTCTGATAGAAACTTCTTAGACTCTTTCCACATTGAGGGGGCCGGAGCCCTGTATAACCATCTGGCTGGTGAACTGGATCCCAAAGCCATTGAAAAAATGGATATTGATAACTTTGTTGGCAGTACTACCAGGGAGGTCTACAAGGAGTTGATGAGCCATGTCTCTTCTGACCACTTACATTTTGATCAAGGGCCCCTAGTTGAGCCTGCAGCAGATAAAGACTGGTCGACCTTCCTGTCCTCAGCCTTTCTACGTCAAGAAAAACAGCCTCAAATCATCAACCCTGAGCTGGTTGGACTTTACTCCCAGAGAGCAAACACTTTACAGTCCAATACTAAGAAGATGCCCTCCCTCCCATCACTCCAAGCAACCAAAAGCTGGGAGAAGTGGTCAAACAAGGCCTCCTTGATGAACTCATGGAAAACCACCTTGTCTGTGGATGACTACTTCAAGTACCTCACCAACCATGAAACAGATTTCCTTCATGTCATCTTTCAAATGCATGAAGAAGAGGTTCCTGTGGAGATTGTGGCCCCTGTCAGAGAGTCCCTAGAGATTCAGCACCCTCCCCCATTGCTAGAAGATGAAGAACCAGACTTTGTGCCAGGTGAGTGGGATTGGAACACTGTGCTAGAGCACAGGCTAGGAGCTGGGAAGACACCCCACCTGGGAGAACCCCACAAAATTCTGAGCCTGCAGAAGCGTCTGGAACAACTGTGGTCCATGCTTGAGGTCCCTGACAAGGATCAGGTGGACATGACCATTAAATATAGCTCCAAAGCCCGCCTGAGGCAGCTGCCTTCACTGGTGAATGCCTGGGAGCGGGCCCTGAAGCCCATTCAGCTGCGGGAGGCATTGCTGGCTAGACTAGAGTGGTTTGAGGGACAAGCTTCCAACCCCAACCGCTTCTTCAAAAAGATCAACTTGAGCTCCAGTCACTTCCTGGAGGAGAATCAGATCCGAAGCCATCTCCACAGAAAGCTCAACTTAATGGAGTCTTCTTTGGTTTCCCTCCTGGAGGAGATAGAGTTAATCTTTGGCGAGCCAGTGATCTTCAAGGGGCAGCCCTACCTGGACAAGATGAAGAGCGACAAAGTGGAGATGCTCTATTGGCTGCAACAGCAGCGGCGGGTTCGCCACCTGGTCTCGGCCCTGAAGGATCCCCACCAGTCAACCCTGTTCAGGAGCTCAGCAGCCAGCCTTTAG